One genomic window of Sporocytophaga myxococcoides DSM 11118 includes the following:
- a CDS encoding Gfo/Idh/MocA family oxidoreductase, whose amino-acid sequence MSHYINKDILLVGAGPMAVEYAKVLMHLGCSFEVIGRGEESSKKFEEATKKKAHVGGLEKFLSNNKQNFEFAIVSVGVEKLADATFALLETGIKNILVEKPAGLNSEEIQKVAIKAKEKAAKVLIAYNRRFYSSVEKAIDIIKEDGGVTSFNFEFTEWSNKIKNIEKAPGVKENWLLANSTHVIDLAFFLGGKPKEMSAYSGGSLEWHDKAVFSGAGISKRGALFSYQANWTAPGRWVVEVLTNKHRLYFKPMESLQIQDIDSVQVNTVVIEDEIDKKFKPGVYRQVENFLSNQLERFCTIEEQVENVKWYEKIAGI is encoded by the coding sequence ATGTCTCATTACATAAATAAAGATATATTATTGGTTGGTGCCGGACCCATGGCAGTGGAATATGCAAAGGTATTAATGCATTTGGGTTGTTCTTTTGAAGTCATTGGTCGGGGAGAGGAATCTTCGAAGAAGTTTGAAGAGGCAACTAAGAAAAAAGCCCATGTCGGGGGTCTTGAAAAATTCTTAAGTAACAATAAGCAAAACTTTGAGTTCGCCATTGTTTCCGTTGGGGTTGAGAAACTGGCAGATGCTACTTTTGCTTTATTGGAAACAGGGATAAAGAACATACTTGTTGAAAAGCCTGCCGGATTAAATTCTGAAGAAATACAGAAGGTTGCGATAAAAGCAAAGGAGAAGGCTGCGAAGGTTTTAATAGCCTACAACAGGAGGTTCTATTCATCGGTTGAAAAGGCAATTGATATAATAAAGGAAGACGGCGGAGTTACTTCTTTTAATTTTGAATTTACAGAGTGGAGTAATAAAATAAAGAATATCGAGAAAGCCCCAGGAGTAAAAGAAAACTGGCTTTTAGCTAATTCCACACATGTAATAGATCTGGCATTTTTTCTTGGGGGTAAGCCTAAAGAGATGTCAGCTTATTCTGGCGGAAGTTTAGAGTGGCACGATAAGGCAGTATTTTCAGGTGCAGGGATAAGTAAAAGGGGAGCGTTATTTTCTTATCAAGCTAACTGGACGGCCCCTGGTAGATGGGTAGTAGAGGTATTGACTAATAAGCATCGTCTATATTTTAAGCCAATGGAAAGTTTACAGATTCAGGATATAGATTCTGTGCAGGTAAATACTGTAGTTATTGAGGATGAAATAGATAAAAAATTTAAGCCAGGAGTATACAGGCAAGTTGAAAACTTCTTATCTAATCAATTGGAAAGATTTTGTACA
- a CDS encoding Gfo/Idh/MocA family oxidoreductase: MNIVLVGAGQIGSRHLQGLALLKDENIRIQVLDPSEESLRIAKDRYYEVAKDKKNITIEFLSNFDKVVNDIHVAIVATSSKVRRRAIEELVQGRRVKYLLLEKFLFSDIRDYEVIQNLINERQIKAFVNCPRRLYPDYIEIKDLLKDQKDLIFNVAGSNWGLGCNGIHLLDLFCFFTETKELTLNNDWIDEEVIPSKRSGYVEFSGTITGTNNGSKFLITSYPSGNSPLIISIFNENFRIIIEEGSGTYFYSSVSNGWAWEQKKFAIRFQSKLTNLVVEELVATDTCGLTTYEESAYLHHSFLNNILSFIERTQGKKTTECLIT; encoded by the coding sequence ATGAATATAGTATTAGTTGGTGCCGGGCAAATAGGTAGCAGACATTTGCAAGGTCTGGCATTGCTTAAAGATGAAAATATAAGGATTCAGGTTCTTGATCCTTCAGAAGAATCATTGCGGATTGCTAAAGACCGGTATTATGAAGTAGCAAAGGATAAGAAGAATATCACAATTGAATTTCTAAGTAATTTTGACAAGGTTGTTAATGATATTCATGTAGCTATTGTTGCTACCAGTTCAAAAGTAAGAAGAAGGGCAATTGAAGAGCTGGTCCAGGGCCGAAGAGTTAAATATCTGCTATTGGAAAAATTCTTGTTTTCGGATATCAGAGATTATGAGGTGATTCAAAACCTTATAAATGAGAGGCAGATAAAAGCATTTGTAAACTGTCCGAGAAGGTTATATCCAGATTATATTGAAATTAAAGATTTATTGAAGGATCAAAAGGATTTGATTTTTAATGTAGCAGGATCTAATTGGGGCCTGGGTTGTAATGGAATACATTTGCTTGATCTGTTTTGCTTTTTTACTGAAACTAAGGAATTAACGTTAAATAATGATTGGATTGATGAAGAAGTGATACCAAGCAAAAGGTCTGGCTATGTTGAATTTTCCGGAACAATTACCGGGACAAACAATGGAAGTAAGTTTCTTATTACTTCTTACCCATCAGGGAATAGTCCTCTGATTATTTCAATATTCAATGAAAACTTCAGGATCATTATAGAAGAGGGTTCTGGTACTTACTTTTACTCTTCAGTTTCTAATGGTTGGGCATGGGAGCAAAAGAAGTTTGCAATAAGGTTTCAAAGTAAATTGACAAATCTTGTGGTGGAAGAGTTGGTTGCTACAGATACTTGCGGGCTCACTACATACGAGGAGTCAGCCTATCTGCATCATTCTTTTCTGAATAATATTTTATCATTTATAGAAAGAACTCAAGGTAAAAAAACGACGGAATGTCTCATTACATAA